In the Lepisosteus oculatus isolate fLepOcu1 chromosome 6, fLepOcu1.hap2, whole genome shotgun sequence genome, one interval contains:
- the ttc21a gene encoding tetratricopeptide repeat protein 21B isoform X1 has product MAESDPTCLASLTYYCREKYYHHVIQVASEYLKTYNNDPLLLFFKGYGILMEGRVQEAIRDLEQVKDKQDVSLCCIMALIYAHKQSKTVDREALVELETKLKTDRKSAGEKALYYAGMFLWVLGRGHKAKDYIDRMLKISGSTKEGLILKGWIELSSDKEYNRNISIKYFDEGVQESKNVLGLMGKVNYFVRKQNFTVAIENVNQIIVSHPDFLPALIIKMTLFLAQQDWDQAMETAHRILQRDKSNVKALQIMTMHALAKEGDVTKATEYVQLLIRAVETTEPCNPSLRLNIIIPISRVCGNNKEILQNLCELAERSFRMAPVDADAATEIGHLLVLQDNVRGAAKWYSQAMSLDGSSVPALTGVIKCQLLEGQLGEAEQQLEFLREVQQSIGKSGEVALLEAILASKKGEGQEAVSALLKEATELHFSAIEGLPLGVEYFEKLNPAFLFDIVKTHMTFCPSQPRSPGQALSFVLKHSAMILDPVVKTAPGILPAVYLMAKVKFFSGDLTAAHGFLTRCQELDPTIADVHLLQAQVYLCLEDYKKCFQSLETGLSHNFQVREFPLYHLIKARALKETGNLPEAIQSLKMIMSLPGIRRGTKEKDTTISIGDRVSVYLELAEALRLNGEQHEATKIMQDAIVHFTGTPEEIRVTIANVDFALAKDDTEAALTLLQNIKPSQQYYTEAKEKLAKVYLHKRKDKKLYIACYRELCEELPGSHTSLLLGDAYMHIQEPGKAIEIYQDALQKNTRDATLASRIGQALVKTHQYSKAIKYYETALKNSGQDFLCYDLAELLMKLKQYDKADKLLSHTVDHDIANDLPTMIHDVKHLNLLAKVYTVCGKPAMDTLNKAYDIQTRILRRLPLEQPEIIPAQKQVASSICCHIAQQFWEQKDFEKAMKFYKEALTYSEEDSKILLELARLYLVQGDVDSCRQQCLVLLKNEENNEDAVMLMADLLFRREEYEKSILHCTQLIEQFPDNYSVLAKLIDLLRRTGRLDDAPSYLKMSENHSVRAAMEPGYNYCKGLYLWHTGQPNEALKHFNKARKDTDWGENAIYNMIEICLNPDNETIGGEVFEVSPEEPSTNENERKELEQLAVKTAENLLKKHQPRTKQAQEKLQLLQNRCLMATKDVKQVEKALLAFTEMAKKNLIPSLLAMAQAFMILKQTPRARNQLKRLGKMEWNEGNAEEFEQSWLLLADIYISSGKYDIAIDFLKRCLLYNKSCCKAFEYLGFIMEMEQSYKDAANNYEMAWKYSNRMNPAVGFRLAFNYLKAKKYTEAIDVCQKVLTDYPGYPRIRKEILERAQFSLRP; this is encoded by the exons atggcCGAATCAGATCCAACATGTTTg GCATCCTTAACTTACTATTGCCGGGAGAAGTATTACCATCACGTTATTCAAGTCGCAAGCGAATATTTAAAAACCTACAACAACGACCCATTACTCCTGTTTTTCAAAGGCTACGGAATCTTAATGGAAG GTCGTGTTCAAGAAGCAATCAGGGATCTCGAGCAAGTGAAAGACAAACAGGATGTTTCCCTTTGTTGTATTATGGCACTTATCTATGCACATAAACAAAGCAAAACTGTCG ATCGAGAGGCTCTTGTGGAGTTGGAGACCAAACTGAAAACAGACCGAAAATCAGCAGGAGAAAAAGCCCTTTATTATGCTGGAATGTTTCTGTGGGTTCTTGGGCGCGGTCACAAGGCTAAAGACTACATCGACAGAATGCTTAAGATATCTGGTTCTACAAAAGAG GGTCTGATACTTAAAGGCTGGATAGAACTAAGTTCTGATAAGGAATATAACAGAAATATATCTATCAAATATTTTGATGAAGGAGTCCAGGAATCGAAAAATGTGCTAGGCTTAATGGGAAAG gtaaattattttgtaagaaaacagaattttacagtaGCCATTGAAAATGTGAACCAAATAATTGTATCCCACCCTGATTTTTTGCCTGCACTGATCATCAAGATGACTCTGTTCCTAGCTCAACAGGACTGGGATCAAGCGATGGAAACAGCACATAG AATTCTTCAGAGAGACAAAAGTAATGTGAAAGCTCTTCAGATAATGACAATGCATGCTTTAGCCAAGGAAGGAGATGTAACAAAg GCAACGGAATATGTGCAACTTCTTATTAGGGCAGTAGAAACCACTGAACCCTGCAATCCAAGTCTTCGCCTCAATATAATAATACCCATTAGCAGGGTG TGTGGAAACAACAAAGAAATTCTCCAGAATCTGTGTGAATTAGCTGAACGTAGCTTCAGGATGGCACCTGTTGATGCTGATGCTGCCACTGAAATCGGTCACCTGCTGGTCCTACAGGATAATGTTCGTGGGGCTGCTAAGTGGTACTCACAAGCAATGAGCCTGGATGGAAGCAGTGTTCCTGCTCTGACAG GCGTAATTAAATGCCAGCTTTTAGAAGGACAACTCGGGGAAGCAGAGCAGCAGTTGGAATTTCTAAGGGAAGTACAGCAATCGATTGGAAAATCAGGG GAAGTGGCACTCCTCGAAGCAATACTGGCATCCAAGAAAGGTGAAGGACAAGAGGCAGTGAGCGCCCTCCTGAAGGAGGCCACAGAACTTCACTTCTCTGCCATTGAAGGCCTGCCCCTGGGAGTGGAGTACTTCGAAAAGCTGAACCCTGCATTCCTCTTCGACATTGTGAAAACTCACATGACCTTCTGTCCCAGCCAA CCCCGGTCCCCGGGTCAGGCCCTGTCCTTTGTGTTGAAGCACTCGGCTATGATCTTAGATCCTGTGGTTAAAACTGCCCCCGGCATATTACCTGCTGTCTATCTCATGGCCAAAGTTAAGTTCTTCTCAG GTGACTTGACTGCAGCCCATGGCTTCCTGACCCGCTGTCAGGAACTGGATCCCACGATTGCCGACGTGCACCTTCTGCAGGCTCAAGTTTACCTCTGTCTGGAGGATTACAAAAAGTGTTTCCAGTCCCTAGAGACTGGGCTCAGCCATAACTTTCAg GTTAGGGAGTTTCCTCTGTACCACCTTATCAAAGCCAGAGCCCTGAAGGAGACAGGCAACCTTCCAGAAGCCATCCAGTCCTTGAAGATGATAATGAGTCTGCCCGGAATCAGGAGAGGTACAAAGGAGAAAGACACCACCATCAGCATTGGTGATCGAGTATCTGTTTACCTGGAGCTGGCTGAGGCTCTGCGTTTGAATGGGGAGCAG CATGAAGCTACAAAAATAATGCAAGATGCCATTGTGCATTTTACGGGAACGCCTGAGGAGATCCGGGTTACAATTGCAAATGTTGACTTTGCTTTGGCTAAAGATGATACAGAGGCTGCATTAACTCTGTTGCAAAACATTAAACCCAGTCAGCAGTATTACACTGAAGCCAAAGAGAAGCTGGCCAAAGTTTACCTTCATAAGCGCAAAGATAAAAAATTGTACATTGCCTGTTACAG GGAACTGTGTGAGGAATTGCCTGGATCCCACACCAGCCTTCTCCTTGGAGATGCTTATATGCACATACAAGAG CCAGGAAAAGCAATTGAAATATATCAAGATGCACTGCAGAAGAACACAAGAGATGCAACCTTGGCAAGCAGGATAGGACAAGCATTGGTGAAAACCCATCAATACAGTAAG GCTATTAAATATTATGAAACAGCATTGAAGAACAGCGGGCAGGATTTCCTGTGTTATGATTTGGCAGAGCTTCTCATGAAACTGAAGCAATATGATAAAGCTGACAAACTCCTCAGCCACACTGTGGACCATGACATTG CAAATGACTTGCCTACAATGATCCATGATGTGAAGCATTTAAATTTACTGGCAAAAGTTTACACCGTGTGTGGAAAACCTGCCATGGATACATTAAATAAG GCCTATGATATTCAGACAAGAATACTGAGAAGACTTCCTCTAGAACAGCCAGAAATTATTCCTGCACAGAAACAAGTTGCATCATCAATCTGCTGTCACATAGCCCAGCAATTTTGGGAacaaaaagattttgaaaaggCAATGAAATTTTACAAGGAAGCTTTGACTTACTCTGAAGAAGACAGCAAA ATACTGCTTGAGCTGGCACGTTTGTACCTGGTACAAGGAGATGTGGATTCATGCCGCCAACAGTGTCTAGTCTTGCTGAAAAATGAAGAGAACAATGAAGATGCCGTTATG CTAATGGCAGATCTGCTGTTCAGAAGAGAAGAGTATGAAAAATCAATACTCCACTGCACGCAGTTGATTGAGCAATTCCcag ATAATTATTCTGTCTTGGCAAAACTTATTGACCTACTGAGAAGAACTGGTAGACTTGATGATGCCCCATCCTATTTGAAAATGTCAGAAAATCACTCTGTAAGGGCGGCTATGGAACCAGGTTATAATTACTGCAAAGGACTATATCTGTG GCACACTGGACAGCCAAATGAGGCTTTGAAACACTTTAATAAGGCTCGTAAAGATACAGACTGGGGTGAAAATGCTATTTATAATATGATTGAGATTTGCCTTAATCCTGACAATGAAACCATAGGTGGGGAAGTGTTTGAGGTTTCTCCTGAGGAGCCAAG CaccaatgaaaatgaaagaaaggagTTGGAGCAATTGGCAGTAAAGACCGCAGAAAATCTGCTAAAGAAGCATCAACCTCGAACAAAGCAAGCGCAGGAGAAGCTTCAACTCCTTCAAAATCGCTGCTTAATGGCTACCAAAGATGTTAAGCAAGTTGAAAAGGCACTTCTCGCATTCACTGAAATGGCTAAG aagAACCTCATCCCATCCCTGTTGGCCATGGCTCAGGCTTTCATGATCCTGAAACAAACTCCCAGGGCCAGAAACCAACTTAAGAGGCTTGGGAAAATGGAGTGGAACGAGGGAAATGCTGAGGAATTTGAACAAAGCTGGCTGCTCCTAGCTGACATTTATATCAGCTCTGGCAAATACGACATCGCAATAGACTTCCTGAAGCGTTGTTTGCTCTATAATAAG TCGTGCTGTAAAGCATTTGAATACCTAGGCTTCATCATGGAAATGGAACAGTCTTACAAGGACGCTGCAAACAACTATGAAATGGCCTGGAAATACAGCAACAGGATGAACCCTGCTGTTG
- the ttc21a gene encoding tetratricopeptide repeat protein 21B isoform X3, producing the protein MAESDPTCLASLTYYCREKYYHHVIQVASEYLKTYNNDPLLLFFKGYGILMEGRVQEAIRDLEQVKDKQDVSLCCIMALIYAHKQSKTVDREALVELETKLKTDRKSAGEKALYYAGMFLWVLGRGHKAKDYIDRMLKISGSTKEGLILKGWIELSSDKEYNRNISIKYFDEGVQESKNVLGLMGKVNYFVRKQNFTVAIENVNQIIVSHPDFLPALIIKMTLFLAQQDWDQAMETAHRILQRDKSNVKALQIMTMHALAKEGDVTKATEYVQLLIRAVETTEPCNPSLRLNIIIPISRVCGNNKEILQNLCELAERSFRMAPVDADAATEIGHLLVLQDNVRGAAKWYSQAMSLDGSSVPALTGVIKCQLLEGQLGEAEQQLEFLREVQQSIGKSGEVALLEAILASKKGEGQEAVSALLKEATELHFSAIEGLPLGVEYFEKLNPAFLFDIVKTHMTFCPSQPRSPGQALSFVLKHSAMILDPVVKTAPGILPAVYLMAKVKFFSGDLTAAHGFLTRCQELDPTIADVHLLQAQVYLCLEDYKKCFQSLETGLSHNFQVREFPLYHLIKARALKETGNLPEAIQSLKMIMSLPGIRRGTKEKDTTISIGDRVSVYLELAEALRLNGEQHEATKIMQDAIVHFTGTPEEIRVTIANVDFALAKDDTEAALTLLQNIKPSQQYYTEAKEKLAKVYLHKRKDKKLYIACYRELCEELPGSHTSLLLGDAYMHIQEPGKAIEIYQDALQKNTRDATLASRIGQALVKTHQYTNDLPTMIHDVKHLNLLAKVYTVCGKPAMDTLNKAYDIQTRILRRLPLEQPEIIPAQKQVASSICCHIAQQFWEQKDFEKAMKFYKEALTYSEEDSKILLELARLYLVQGDVDSCRQQCLVLLKNEENNEDAVMLMADLLFRREEYEKSILHCTQLIEQFPDNYSVLAKLIDLLRRTGRLDDAPSYLKMSENHSVRAAMEPGYNYCKGLYLWHTGQPNEALKHFNKARKDTDWGENAIYNMIEICLNPDNETIGGEVFEVSPEEPSTNENERKELEQLAVKTAENLLKKHQPRTKQAQEKLQLLQNRCLMATKDVKQVEKALLAFTEMAKKNLIPSLLAMAQAFMILKQTPRARNQLKRLGKMEWNEGNAEEFEQSWLLLADIYISSGKYDIAIDFLKRCLLYNKSCCKAFEYLGFIMEMEQSYKDAANNYEMAWKYSNRMNPAVGFRLAFNYLKAKKYTEAIDVCQKVLTDYPGYPRIRKEILERAQFSLRP; encoded by the exons atggcCGAATCAGATCCAACATGTTTg GCATCCTTAACTTACTATTGCCGGGAGAAGTATTACCATCACGTTATTCAAGTCGCAAGCGAATATTTAAAAACCTACAACAACGACCCATTACTCCTGTTTTTCAAAGGCTACGGAATCTTAATGGAAG GTCGTGTTCAAGAAGCAATCAGGGATCTCGAGCAAGTGAAAGACAAACAGGATGTTTCCCTTTGTTGTATTATGGCACTTATCTATGCACATAAACAAAGCAAAACTGTCG ATCGAGAGGCTCTTGTGGAGTTGGAGACCAAACTGAAAACAGACCGAAAATCAGCAGGAGAAAAAGCCCTTTATTATGCTGGAATGTTTCTGTGGGTTCTTGGGCGCGGTCACAAGGCTAAAGACTACATCGACAGAATGCTTAAGATATCTGGTTCTACAAAAGAG GGTCTGATACTTAAAGGCTGGATAGAACTAAGTTCTGATAAGGAATATAACAGAAATATATCTATCAAATATTTTGATGAAGGAGTCCAGGAATCGAAAAATGTGCTAGGCTTAATGGGAAAG gtaaattattttgtaagaaaacagaattttacagtaGCCATTGAAAATGTGAACCAAATAATTGTATCCCACCCTGATTTTTTGCCTGCACTGATCATCAAGATGACTCTGTTCCTAGCTCAACAGGACTGGGATCAAGCGATGGAAACAGCACATAG AATTCTTCAGAGAGACAAAAGTAATGTGAAAGCTCTTCAGATAATGACAATGCATGCTTTAGCCAAGGAAGGAGATGTAACAAAg GCAACGGAATATGTGCAACTTCTTATTAGGGCAGTAGAAACCACTGAACCCTGCAATCCAAGTCTTCGCCTCAATATAATAATACCCATTAGCAGGGTG TGTGGAAACAACAAAGAAATTCTCCAGAATCTGTGTGAATTAGCTGAACGTAGCTTCAGGATGGCACCTGTTGATGCTGATGCTGCCACTGAAATCGGTCACCTGCTGGTCCTACAGGATAATGTTCGTGGGGCTGCTAAGTGGTACTCACAAGCAATGAGCCTGGATGGAAGCAGTGTTCCTGCTCTGACAG GCGTAATTAAATGCCAGCTTTTAGAAGGACAACTCGGGGAAGCAGAGCAGCAGTTGGAATTTCTAAGGGAAGTACAGCAATCGATTGGAAAATCAGGG GAAGTGGCACTCCTCGAAGCAATACTGGCATCCAAGAAAGGTGAAGGACAAGAGGCAGTGAGCGCCCTCCTGAAGGAGGCCACAGAACTTCACTTCTCTGCCATTGAAGGCCTGCCCCTGGGAGTGGAGTACTTCGAAAAGCTGAACCCTGCATTCCTCTTCGACATTGTGAAAACTCACATGACCTTCTGTCCCAGCCAA CCCCGGTCCCCGGGTCAGGCCCTGTCCTTTGTGTTGAAGCACTCGGCTATGATCTTAGATCCTGTGGTTAAAACTGCCCCCGGCATATTACCTGCTGTCTATCTCATGGCCAAAGTTAAGTTCTTCTCAG GTGACTTGACTGCAGCCCATGGCTTCCTGACCCGCTGTCAGGAACTGGATCCCACGATTGCCGACGTGCACCTTCTGCAGGCTCAAGTTTACCTCTGTCTGGAGGATTACAAAAAGTGTTTCCAGTCCCTAGAGACTGGGCTCAGCCATAACTTTCAg GTTAGGGAGTTTCCTCTGTACCACCTTATCAAAGCCAGAGCCCTGAAGGAGACAGGCAACCTTCCAGAAGCCATCCAGTCCTTGAAGATGATAATGAGTCTGCCCGGAATCAGGAGAGGTACAAAGGAGAAAGACACCACCATCAGCATTGGTGATCGAGTATCTGTTTACCTGGAGCTGGCTGAGGCTCTGCGTTTGAATGGGGAGCAG CATGAAGCTACAAAAATAATGCAAGATGCCATTGTGCATTTTACGGGAACGCCTGAGGAGATCCGGGTTACAATTGCAAATGTTGACTTTGCTTTGGCTAAAGATGATACAGAGGCTGCATTAACTCTGTTGCAAAACATTAAACCCAGTCAGCAGTATTACACTGAAGCCAAAGAGAAGCTGGCCAAAGTTTACCTTCATAAGCGCAAAGATAAAAAATTGTACATTGCCTGTTACAG GGAACTGTGTGAGGAATTGCCTGGATCCCACACCAGCCTTCTCCTTGGAGATGCTTATATGCACATACAAGAG CCAGGAAAAGCAATTGAAATATATCAAGATGCACTGCAGAAGAACACAAGAGATGCAACCTTGGCAAGCAGGATAGGACAAGCATTGGTGAAAACCCATCAATACA CAAATGACTTGCCTACAATGATCCATGATGTGAAGCATTTAAATTTACTGGCAAAAGTTTACACCGTGTGTGGAAAACCTGCCATGGATACATTAAATAAG GCCTATGATATTCAGACAAGAATACTGAGAAGACTTCCTCTAGAACAGCCAGAAATTATTCCTGCACAGAAACAAGTTGCATCATCAATCTGCTGTCACATAGCCCAGCAATTTTGGGAacaaaaagattttgaaaaggCAATGAAATTTTACAAGGAAGCTTTGACTTACTCTGAAGAAGACAGCAAA ATACTGCTTGAGCTGGCACGTTTGTACCTGGTACAAGGAGATGTGGATTCATGCCGCCAACAGTGTCTAGTCTTGCTGAAAAATGAAGAGAACAATGAAGATGCCGTTATG CTAATGGCAGATCTGCTGTTCAGAAGAGAAGAGTATGAAAAATCAATACTCCACTGCACGCAGTTGATTGAGCAATTCCcag ATAATTATTCTGTCTTGGCAAAACTTATTGACCTACTGAGAAGAACTGGTAGACTTGATGATGCCCCATCCTATTTGAAAATGTCAGAAAATCACTCTGTAAGGGCGGCTATGGAACCAGGTTATAATTACTGCAAAGGACTATATCTGTG GCACACTGGACAGCCAAATGAGGCTTTGAAACACTTTAATAAGGCTCGTAAAGATACAGACTGGGGTGAAAATGCTATTTATAATATGATTGAGATTTGCCTTAATCCTGACAATGAAACCATAGGTGGGGAAGTGTTTGAGGTTTCTCCTGAGGAGCCAAG CaccaatgaaaatgaaagaaaggagTTGGAGCAATTGGCAGTAAAGACCGCAGAAAATCTGCTAAAGAAGCATCAACCTCGAACAAAGCAAGCGCAGGAGAAGCTTCAACTCCTTCAAAATCGCTGCTTAATGGCTACCAAAGATGTTAAGCAAGTTGAAAAGGCACTTCTCGCATTCACTGAAATGGCTAAG aagAACCTCATCCCATCCCTGTTGGCCATGGCTCAGGCTTTCATGATCCTGAAACAAACTCCCAGGGCCAGAAACCAACTTAAGAGGCTTGGGAAAATGGAGTGGAACGAGGGAAATGCTGAGGAATTTGAACAAAGCTGGCTGCTCCTAGCTGACATTTATATCAGCTCTGGCAAATACGACATCGCAATAGACTTCCTGAAGCGTTGTTTGCTCTATAATAAG TCGTGCTGTAAAGCATTTGAATACCTAGGCTTCATCATGGAAATGGAACAGTCTTACAAGGACGCTGCAAACAACTATGAAATGGCCTGGAAATACAGCAACAGGATGAACCCTGCTGTTG
- the ttc21a gene encoding tetratricopeptide repeat protein 21B isoform X4 — protein METAHRILQRDKSNVKALQIMTMHALAKEGDVTKATEYVQLLIRAVETTEPCNPSLRLNIIIPISRVCGNNKEILQNLCELAERSFRMAPVDADAATEIGHLLVLQDNVRGAAKWYSQAMSLDGSSVPALTGVIKCQLLEGQLGEAEQQLEFLREVQQSIGKSGEVALLEAILASKKGEGQEAVSALLKEATELHFSAIEGLPLGVEYFEKLNPAFLFDIVKTHMTFCPSQPRSPGQALSFVLKHSAMILDPVVKTAPGILPAVYLMAKVKFFSGDLTAAHGFLTRCQELDPTIADVHLLQAQVYLCLEDYKKCFQSLETGLSHNFQVREFPLYHLIKARALKETGNLPEAIQSLKMIMSLPGIRRGTKEKDTTISIGDRVSVYLELAEALRLNGEQHEATKIMQDAIVHFTGTPEEIRVTIANVDFALAKDDTEAALTLLQNIKPSQQYYTEAKEKLAKVYLHKRKDKKLYIACYRELCEELPGSHTSLLLGDAYMHIQEPGKAIEIYQDALQKNTRDATLASRIGQALVKTHQYSKAIKYYETALKNSGQDFLCYDLAELLMKLKQYDKADKLLSHTVDHDIANDLPTMIHDVKHLNLLAKVYTVCGKPAMDTLNKAYDIQTRILRRLPLEQPEIIPAQKQVASSICCHIAQQFWEQKDFEKAMKFYKEALTYSEEDSKILLELARLYLVQGDVDSCRQQCLVLLKNEENNEDAVMLMADLLFRREEYEKSILHCTQLIEQFPDNYSVLAKLIDLLRRTGRLDDAPSYLKMSENHSVRAAMEPGYNYCKGLYLWHTGQPNEALKHFNKARKDTDWGENAIYNMIEICLNPDNETIGGEVFEVSPEEPSTNENERKELEQLAVKTAENLLKKHQPRTKQAQEKLQLLQNRCLMATKDVKQVEKALLAFTEMAKKNLIPSLLAMAQAFMILKQTPRARNQLKRLGKMEWNEGNAEEFEQSWLLLADIYISSGKYDIAIDFLKRCLLYNKSCCKAFEYLGFIMEMEQSYKDAANNYEMAWKYSNRMNPAVGFRLAFNYLKAKKYTEAIDVCQKVLTDYPGYPRIRKEILERAQFSLRP, from the exons ATGGAAACAGCACATAG AATTCTTCAGAGAGACAAAAGTAATGTGAAAGCTCTTCAGATAATGACAATGCATGCTTTAGCCAAGGAAGGAGATGTAACAAAg GCAACGGAATATGTGCAACTTCTTATTAGGGCAGTAGAAACCACTGAACCCTGCAATCCAAGTCTTCGCCTCAATATAATAATACCCATTAGCAGGGTG TGTGGAAACAACAAAGAAATTCTCCAGAATCTGTGTGAATTAGCTGAACGTAGCTTCAGGATGGCACCTGTTGATGCTGATGCTGCCACTGAAATCGGTCACCTGCTGGTCCTACAGGATAATGTTCGTGGGGCTGCTAAGTGGTACTCACAAGCAATGAGCCTGGATGGAAGCAGTGTTCCTGCTCTGACAG GCGTAATTAAATGCCAGCTTTTAGAAGGACAACTCGGGGAAGCAGAGCAGCAGTTGGAATTTCTAAGGGAAGTACAGCAATCGATTGGAAAATCAGGG GAAGTGGCACTCCTCGAAGCAATACTGGCATCCAAGAAAGGTGAAGGACAAGAGGCAGTGAGCGCCCTCCTGAAGGAGGCCACAGAACTTCACTTCTCTGCCATTGAAGGCCTGCCCCTGGGAGTGGAGTACTTCGAAAAGCTGAACCCTGCATTCCTCTTCGACATTGTGAAAACTCACATGACCTTCTGTCCCAGCCAA CCCCGGTCCCCGGGTCAGGCCCTGTCCTTTGTGTTGAAGCACTCGGCTATGATCTTAGATCCTGTGGTTAAAACTGCCCCCGGCATATTACCTGCTGTCTATCTCATGGCCAAAGTTAAGTTCTTCTCAG GTGACTTGACTGCAGCCCATGGCTTCCTGACCCGCTGTCAGGAACTGGATCCCACGATTGCCGACGTGCACCTTCTGCAGGCTCAAGTTTACCTCTGTCTGGAGGATTACAAAAAGTGTTTCCAGTCCCTAGAGACTGGGCTCAGCCATAACTTTCAg GTTAGGGAGTTTCCTCTGTACCACCTTATCAAAGCCAGAGCCCTGAAGGAGACAGGCAACCTTCCAGAAGCCATCCAGTCCTTGAAGATGATAATGAGTCTGCCCGGAATCAGGAGAGGTACAAAGGAGAAAGACACCACCATCAGCATTGGTGATCGAGTATCTGTTTACCTGGAGCTGGCTGAGGCTCTGCGTTTGAATGGGGAGCAG CATGAAGCTACAAAAATAATGCAAGATGCCATTGTGCATTTTACGGGAACGCCTGAGGAGATCCGGGTTACAATTGCAAATGTTGACTTTGCTTTGGCTAAAGATGATACAGAGGCTGCATTAACTCTGTTGCAAAACATTAAACCCAGTCAGCAGTATTACACTGAAGCCAAAGAGAAGCTGGCCAAAGTTTACCTTCATAAGCGCAAAGATAAAAAATTGTACATTGCCTGTTACAG GGAACTGTGTGAGGAATTGCCTGGATCCCACACCAGCCTTCTCCTTGGAGATGCTTATATGCACATACAAGAG CCAGGAAAAGCAATTGAAATATATCAAGATGCACTGCAGAAGAACACAAGAGATGCAACCTTGGCAAGCAGGATAGGACAAGCATTGGTGAAAACCCATCAATACAGTAAG GCTATTAAATATTATGAAACAGCATTGAAGAACAGCGGGCAGGATTTCCTGTGTTATGATTTGGCAGAGCTTCTCATGAAACTGAAGCAATATGATAAAGCTGACAAACTCCTCAGCCACACTGTGGACCATGACATTG CAAATGACTTGCCTACAATGATCCATGATGTGAAGCATTTAAATTTACTGGCAAAAGTTTACACCGTGTGTGGAAAACCTGCCATGGATACATTAAATAAG GCCTATGATATTCAGACAAGAATACTGAGAAGACTTCCTCTAGAACAGCCAGAAATTATTCCTGCACAGAAACAAGTTGCATCATCAATCTGCTGTCACATAGCCCAGCAATTTTGGGAacaaaaagattttgaaaaggCAATGAAATTTTACAAGGAAGCTTTGACTTACTCTGAAGAAGACAGCAAA ATACTGCTTGAGCTGGCACGTTTGTACCTGGTACAAGGAGATGTGGATTCATGCCGCCAACAGTGTCTAGTCTTGCTGAAAAATGAAGAGAACAATGAAGATGCCGTTATG CTAATGGCAGATCTGCTGTTCAGAAGAGAAGAGTATGAAAAATCAATACTCCACTGCACGCAGTTGATTGAGCAATTCCcag ATAATTATTCTGTCTTGGCAAAACTTATTGACCTACTGAGAAGAACTGGTAGACTTGATGATGCCCCATCCTATTTGAAAATGTCAGAAAATCACTCTGTAAGGGCGGCTATGGAACCAGGTTATAATTACTGCAAAGGACTATATCTGTG GCACACTGGACAGCCAAATGAGGCTTTGAAACACTTTAATAAGGCTCGTAAAGATACAGACTGGGGTGAAAATGCTATTTATAATATGATTGAGATTTGCCTTAATCCTGACAATGAAACCATAGGTGGGGAAGTGTTTGAGGTTTCTCCTGAGGAGCCAAG CaccaatgaaaatgaaagaaaggagTTGGAGCAATTGGCAGTAAAGACCGCAGAAAATCTGCTAAAGAAGCATCAACCTCGAACAAAGCAAGCGCAGGAGAAGCTTCAACTCCTTCAAAATCGCTGCTTAATGGCTACCAAAGATGTTAAGCAAGTTGAAAAGGCACTTCTCGCATTCACTGAAATGGCTAAG aagAACCTCATCCCATCCCTGTTGGCCATGGCTCAGGCTTTCATGATCCTGAAACAAACTCCCAGGGCCAGAAACCAACTTAAGAGGCTTGGGAAAATGGAGTGGAACGAGGGAAATGCTGAGGAATTTGAACAAAGCTGGCTGCTCCTAGCTGACATTTATATCAGCTCTGGCAAATACGACATCGCAATAGACTTCCTGAAGCGTTGTTTGCTCTATAATAAG TCGTGCTGTAAAGCATTTGAATACCTAGGCTTCATCATGGAAATGGAACAGTCTTACAAGGACGCTGCAAACAACTATGAAATGGCCTGGAAATACAGCAACAGGATGAACCCTGCTGTTG